The Desulfobacter hydrogenophilus region TATAATGGGCGGCACTAAATATCTTGGACGCATGTTATCCCGATACCCCAATGTATCTTTAGCATTGGCAGCCTATAATGCTGGCCCTGGTGCTGTAGATAAATATCAAAAAATACCGCCGTATAAAGAAACACGGATATATATTCATCGGGTTAATAAGCTTTATCGGTATTATATGCAGTTAGACGATAAGTGTAGCGGCCTGAATTAATCGTTTTCTTATATACTCAGTTCTTATTTAACTGTATGATTTATCCGAACTACCATAAACTGATTCATAGATGTAGCGGCCTGATTTCATAATCGCCCTGGCCTGATTTGATAAAAATTTTCGGCCAGAATTAAACCGTTTCTACAGTTCAATCTTGGCCAGCTTTATTCGTTACTGGGCCAGGATTAAATGTTTCTGGCCGAATTTATCTGATACTGAGCCAGATTTAAGTGTTTCTATAAATTTTCTCATAAACTCCAGTATTTTATGGGTACATGAGATTATGTTTTTCGAGACTTAATAAAGCCGAGCCTTACTTCTGCCATTTCCCACCTTTCTAAAATCATTGAAAACGGTTGATCATACCATCAATGCTCAGTCAATTTATATTTAGGTTTTTACAATGTTGCAAATAATTCGGCTTTTATGTCAGAGTTCGGCGATAATTTTTCCCATATTCTTCGTATCATAACCTCCTATTTGAGAGAATTCTTCCTGAAACGATTGCGCCTGAATAATATTCAATAGAGTTTGTACCCCGTATTGATCCGCATCTTCACGCCTGAAAACCAGGTCGTACTGCTCTTTTTTTATAGGGATAAACTCAATCCCTTCTACTTGTTTTGCTATTTTTTCAGTACCAATGGCAACATCTGCTTTCCCCGATGCCACAATACTGGCAACAGTGAGATGCGATTGAATTTCATGATTATACCCGGCAACATCTTTACTGGAAATGCCTGACAGGCGTAAATTTTCGTCCAGCAACACGCGCGACCCAGCTCCCTTCTCACGATTGACCATTGTGATGTCATCCCGGCTAAAATCGTTCCAATCCGATATTTCTTTAGGATTTCCCTTTGCAATATAAAAGCCTTGCATGCGACAGGTCAAATGAACTATTACAGCAGGAATTCCAGGCAATAATCGTCTTACGTATGCCACATTATATGTGTCTGTATCGCTGTCCCATAGGTGTGCAAAGGCAACATTAACTTGCTTTCTATATAGTGCGATCAGGCTGTCATAACTTCCGATATAGGCACGTAGTGCTGAGACCCCACGCTGG contains the following coding sequences:
- a CDS encoding substrate-binding domain-containing protein, which translates into the protein MNPKNELSVQDVADILKVSKSKIYSMIKNEELQSYRVGRKVRFSENDIKNYIQNSKKGSCAHEQETGSSLQKDDFVLCGQDIMLDILSNYMRQRGVSALRAYIGSYDSLIALYRKQVNVAFAHLWDSDTDTYNVAYVRRLLPGIPAVIVHLTCRMQGFYIAKGNPKEISDWNDFSRDDITMVNREKGAGSRVLLDENLRLSGISSKDVAGYNHEIQSHLTVASIVASGKADVAIGTEKIAKQVEGIEFIPIKKEQYDLVFRREDADQYGVQTLLNIIQAQSFQEEFSQIGGYDTKNMGKIIAEL